One Acinetobacter colistiniresistens DNA segment encodes these proteins:
- a CDS encoding tetratricopeptide repeat protein: MKFRILLILFVVFTLACSEGNQNNKPETLTKDYKQISDFKSKNDLERAAKANDPEALFVLGSMFTTGEGADFNQEKAFELFEKSAKLGSSNAMLQLGLIYRNGNEAVKKDDQKALMWFKEGAKNGNPSAIHNVGLAYYKGLSVKEDKAKAFKYFIQSAQLGLLQSQTIVASQLYNGDGIVKNVKESFKWSLKAAEQGDVESQNDVGLSYELGEGVQKDPVQALTWFKRAAENGQIEAQYNTALKYYNGAGVEQNLDEAVKYAEMAANNGSNSAIKLIYSIYANESSLKYNPEKAQYWKSKI, translated from the coding sequence ATGAAATTTCGTATCTTATTAATACTTTTTGTTGTTTTTACATTAGCATGTAGCGAGGGTAACCAGAATAATAAACCTGAGACTTTAACTAAAGACTACAAACAAATTTCCGATTTCAAGTCAAAGAATGATTTAGAAAGGGCAGCAAAAGCGAATGATCCAGAAGCATTATTTGTATTGGGGTCTATGTTTACTACAGGTGAAGGTGCTGATTTTAATCAGGAGAAAGCTTTTGAGTTATTTGAAAAATCTGCCAAGTTAGGTTCTTCTAATGCAATGTTACAACTAGGCTTGATCTATCGTAATGGTAATGAGGCTGTAAAAAAAGATGATCAAAAAGCTTTGATGTGGTTTAAAGAAGGGGCTAAAAATGGAAATCCTTCTGCAATTCATAATGTCGGATTGGCCTATTATAAAGGTTTAAGTGTAAAAGAAGATAAAGCTAAAGCATTTAAATATTTTATTCAATCAGCTCAATTAGGTCTATTACAGTCCCAAACTATTGTGGCATCTCAATTATATAATGGTGATGGCATCGTTAAAAATGTTAAGGAGTCTTTTAAATGGTCATTAAAAGCAGCAGAGCAAGGTGATGTAGAATCACAAAATGATGTAGGGCTTTCTTATGAGTTAGGAGAAGGGGTTCAAAAAGATCCAGTTCAAGCGCTCACTTGGTTTAAGCGTGCAGCAGAAAATGGACAGATTGAAGCTCAATATAATACTGCACTTAAATATTATAATGGTGCGGGTGTTGAACAAAATTTAGATGAAGCCGTTAAATATGCAGAAATGGCGGCTAATAATGGAAGTAATTCTGCCATCAAATTAATTTATTCTATTTATGCCAATGAAAGTAGTTTGAAGTATAATCCAGAAAAAGCACAATATTGGAAGTCTAAAATTTAA
- a CDS encoding porin → MKKALFLLGSMGILANTPVLAADFSIGDPKTQAGELKLTGAIRTRYIHKDYIVEANEGSKNDDWRLADIKAVLSYENPDWIASMDVRCYQYDRLCDALFLKDAWVGYKFSDQQRLTVGFQSVDFGFGRLWGNSYYETLLNTVGLEDIQNLGVKYQFKDNLYNFILGFYPTDGGNYKGTSKDSSRYSGNFVRADDLTQGTDIDEKNMWVTRLSRKFELDQSQNFSTEIGGSYWYSELENNRTNRDGHRSTWSVFSTTNYQAWQWLFLAGEQNIKNADDLLPKSSTIGAFDYPYQVANKGKYMANEINYTFAKPFHQLENIKPYVSYSRFYKDESGYQDSDRLIAGLYFNYKKVGIQGEYIWSRNDPMTGSGADGLAQGDSNQWNKLFYLSLGYYF, encoded by the coding sequence ATGAAAAAAGCACTATTTCTCTTGGGTTCAATGGGTATCTTGGCAAATACGCCAGTCTTGGCCGCCGATTTCAGTATCGGTGATCCGAAAACACAAGCGGGTGAACTGAAACTGACAGGCGCAATCCGTACCCGCTATATCCATAAAGACTATATTGTCGAAGCCAATGAAGGCTCTAAGAACGATGACTGGCGGCTGGCAGATATTAAAGCGGTACTCAGTTATGAAAACCCAGACTGGATTGCATCGATGGATGTACGCTGCTACCAGTATGACCGCTTATGTGATGCACTATTTTTAAAAGATGCTTGGGTAGGCTATAAGTTTTCAGATCAGCAACGACTGACAGTCGGTTTTCAATCGGTTGATTTTGGCTTTGGACGACTATGGGGCAATAGCTATTATGAAACTTTGCTGAATACCGTTGGACTGGAAGACATTCAAAACCTTGGAGTGAAATATCAGTTTAAGGACAATCTGTATAATTTCATTCTTGGTTTTTATCCAACCGATGGTGGCAATTACAAAGGTACCTCCAAGGATTCCAGTCGCTATAGCGGTAACTTTGTGAGGGCAGATGATCTGACTCAAGGCACCGATATTGATGAAAAGAATATGTGGGTGACACGCTTATCCCGAAAATTTGAGCTCGATCAATCTCAGAATTTTTCGACTGAAATTGGCGGTTCTTACTGGTACTCAGAACTAGAAAATAATCGTACCAATCGAGATGGGCATCGCAGTACTTGGAGTGTTTTTAGCACTACCAATTATCAGGCATGGCAATGGTTGTTCTTGGCAGGAGAGCAGAATATTAAAAATGCAGATGATCTTTTGCCAAAAAGCTCGACCATTGGCGCATTTGATTATCCTTATCAAGTAGCGAACAAAGGCAAATATATGGCCAATGAAATTAACTACACCTTTGCCAAGCCTTTCCATCAGTTAGAAAATATTAAACCTTATGTGTCGTATAGCCGTTTTTATAAAGATGAATCAGGCTATCAAGATTCAGATCGCTTAATCGCAGGCCTATATTTTAACTATAAAAAAGTCGGCATACAGGGCGAATATATCTGGAGCCGTAATGACCCAATGACGGGTAGTGGCGCAGATGGACTGGCGCAAGGGGACAGCAATCAATGGAATAAACTGTTCTATTTATCGTTGGGTTATTACTTCTAA
- a CDS encoding BCCT family transporter, with product MDMDNQITKPYTDKTLAITSLAVVFTWVAGLAIYSSESIQLAAKWMQWTTSMFTTPVLLFAFLSIIFTFGLAFSKYGKIKLGEGKPQYSTMSWIFMFILSGIGSSTLYWGFLDWAYYYQTPGLNLAPESAEALKYSVAYSFFHSGLSAWSIYALASISLCYSYHVRKNKGLSLASVIEAVTGFKATGPVGRVVDLMFLLCMFGALTISLVLTAVTFTNILSQLTGIPNTFMTKVIIILAVSILFALSSYVGMDKGMQRLSHMVCLGVVLFAIYVLCFGPTQFIMNNSLMSFGLMATNFVDMSLFTDPMGDGKFTREWTVFYWLWWISYAPGVALFVTRVSKGRTIKEVILAMVIGGSVGLWFIFGVFENYSVYSFIHGMVNVPQVLSQQGGEVAIGQLLGLLPAGKLMMWLFLGIMVIFLAAHMDAVGYAVSATCTRGLREGQDPSPNARLFWCLMLTLVPIAMIFSKAPLDTMKTATIVTALPFIVIILVQTYGLVKWLIEDYSKVPSHLIEQNSFNDLEALEHIDSNQQMQIDIAATQVAHKSSQKELS from the coding sequence ATAGATATGGATAATCAAATTACAAAACCTTATACAGATAAGACGCTTGCGATCACCAGTCTTGCCGTTGTGTTTACATGGGTAGCTGGTCTGGCAATCTACTCATCTGAATCAATACAACTGGCTGCAAAATGGATGCAGTGGACCACTTCGATGTTCACCACGCCAGTCCTGTTATTTGCTTTTTTATCAATTATTTTTACCTTTGGTTTGGCCTTTAGTAAATACGGCAAAATCAAGCTGGGTGAGGGCAAACCGCAATACAGCACCATGTCATGGATTTTCATGTTCATTTTGTCAGGGATTGGGTCTTCCACCTTGTACTGGGGCTTTTTAGACTGGGCTTATTATTATCAAACTCCTGGGTTAAATTTAGCGCCTGAATCGGCAGAAGCACTGAAATACAGTGTGGCCTATTCCTTCTTTCACTCTGGTCTAAGCGCATGGTCGATCTATGCCTTGGCGTCGATTTCATTGTGCTACAGCTACCATGTCAGAAAGAATAAAGGGCTGAGTCTGGCATCTGTGATTGAAGCGGTGACGGGCTTTAAAGCTACAGGCCCAGTTGGTCGTGTGGTTGATCTGATGTTCTTGCTGTGTATGTTTGGTGCCTTGACCATTTCACTGGTACTGACTGCGGTGACCTTTACCAACATTCTGTCGCAGCTCACGGGTATTCCCAATACCTTCATGACCAAAGTCATCATCATCTTGGCGGTATCCATCTTATTCGCACTGAGCTCTTATGTTGGAATGGATAAAGGGATGCAGCGTTTAAGCCATATGGTGTGTTTGGGCGTGGTGTTGTTTGCGATCTATGTGCTGTGCTTTGGGCCAACCCAGTTCATTATGAATAATTCATTGATGAGTTTTGGTCTGATGGCGACCAACTTTGTCGATATGAGTTTATTTACCGACCCGATGGGCGATGGGAAGTTCACCCGTGAATGGACCGTATTCTATTGGTTGTGGTGGATTTCTTATGCACCGGGCGTGGCTTTGTTTGTGACCCGTGTATCTAAAGGTCGCACCATTAAAGAAGTGATTCTTGCCATGGTCATCGGCGGTAGCGTTGGTTTATGGTTCATCTTCGGTGTGTTTGAGAACTACAGTGTCTATAGTTTTATTCACGGCATGGTCAATGTACCGCAAGTTTTGAGTCAGCAAGGTGGTGAAGTAGCGATTGGTCAACTGCTGGGTTTGTTGCCCGCAGGCAAGCTGATGATGTGGTTATTCCTTGGCATTATGGTGATTTTCCTCGCAGCACATATGGATGCAGTGGGCTATGCGGTCTCTGCCACTTGTACCCGAGGTCTGCGTGAAGGGCAAGACCCGTCACCGAATGCACGTTTATTCTGGTGTCTGATGTTAACACTGGTGCCGATTGCGATGATTTTCTCTAAAGCGCCATTAGATACCATGAAAACCGCCACCATTGTGACTGCCTTGCCATTTATTGTGATTATTCTGGTACAGACTTACGGCTTGGTGAAATGGCTGATCGAGGATTACTCAAAAGTGCCATCGCATTTGATTGAGCAGAATAGCTTTAATGACTTGGAAGCGCTTGAGCACATTGACTCCAATCAACAGATGCAGATTGATATTGCGGCAACTCAAGTTGCGCATAAAAGCAGTCAAAAGGAATTGTCATGA
- a CDS encoding tartrate dehydrogenase → MAKKYKVATIAGDGIGLEVLPEGIKVVKAAADKYGIQLQMDSFDWASCDYYLEHGKMMPDNWFEVLQEYDAIFFGAVGWPEKVPDHISLWGSLLQFRRRFDQYVNLRPVRLMPGVKCPLAGKQPGDIDFYVVRENSEGEYSAIGGKAFEGTDREFVLQEAVFTRHGVDRILKYAFEFADQREAKKITAATKSNGIAVSMPYWDERVDAMAKNYPQIKADKQHVDILAARFVLQPERFDVVVASNLFGDILSDLGPACTGTIGLAASANLNPERKFPSLFEPVHGSAPDIYGQQIANPIAAIWSGAMMLDFLADGDEQVIQAGQEIMQAIEHVLVNGPKTPDVGGTAKTYEVGDAIASCVTEQKMDLFAME, encoded by the coding sequence ATGGCAAAAAAGTATAAAGTTGCCACGATTGCGGGTGATGGGATTGGTTTAGAAGTTCTACCAGAAGGCATCAAGGTTGTAAAGGCAGCAGCAGACAAATATGGCATTCAACTTCAAATGGATAGCTTCGATTGGGCCAGCTGTGATTACTACCTTGAACACGGCAAAATGATGCCGGATAACTGGTTTGAGGTTCTGCAGGAATATGATGCCATCTTCTTTGGTGCGGTGGGATGGCCTGAAAAGGTGCCTGATCACATTTCACTGTGGGGGTCATTGCTGCAGTTCCGTCGTCGTTTTGATCAGTATGTGAATTTACGGCCTGTTCGGTTAATGCCTGGGGTGAAATGTCCACTGGCTGGCAAACAACCCGGCGATATCGATTTTTATGTGGTGCGTGAAAACAGCGAAGGTGAATACTCTGCCATTGGTGGTAAAGCTTTTGAAGGCACCGATCGCGAGTTTGTGTTGCAGGAAGCAGTGTTTACCCGTCATGGCGTCGATCGTATTTTGAAATATGCCTTTGAATTTGCGGACCAGCGTGAGGCTAAAAAAATCACGGCTGCAACCAAATCCAACGGTATTGCGGTGAGCATGCCGTACTGGGATGAACGTGTCGATGCAATGGCAAAAAATTATCCGCAGATCAAGGCTGATAAGCAGCATGTTGATATTTTAGCAGCACGTTTTGTCTTGCAGCCTGAGCGTTTTGATGTGGTGGTAGCGTCGAATTTATTCGGGGATATCTTGTCGGATTTAGGACCTGCCTGTACTGGCACTATTGGTTTGGCGGCTTCGGCAAACTTAAACCCTGAACGTAAGTTTCCTTCGCTATTTGAACCTGTACATGGTTCAGCACCTGATATTTACGGACAACAGATTGCCAATCCGATTGCGGCGATCTGGTCGGGTGCCATGATGCTGGATTTCTTGGCAGATGGAGATGAGCAGGTGATTCAGGCAGGACAGGAAATCATGCAGGCAATTGAACATGTCTTGGTAAATGGTCCAAAAACGCCTGATGTCGGTGGTACTGCCAAGACCTATGAAGTGGGCGATGCGATTGCCTCCTGTGTGACTGAGCAGAAAATGGATTTATTCGCGATGGAGTAA
- a CDS encoding 5-carboxymethyl-2-hydroxymuconate Delta-isomerase, whose amino-acid sequence MPHLIAHYSANLTELNPHQLLKDANIALVETELFIANDIKSRAFKDEVFLIGLNETEEAYIHLKLYILSGRTQAQKQAAGAALLRQLEQKSYMQAEVSYPVQLCVEVIDMPKEDYFKATI is encoded by the coding sequence ATGCCGCATTTGATTGCCCACTATTCAGCCAATTTAACTGAATTAAATCCGCATCAATTATTAAAAGATGCGAATATTGCATTGGTTGAAACGGAATTATTTATCGCAAATGATATTAAATCCCGTGCATTTAAAGATGAGGTGTTTTTAATTGGTTTGAATGAAACAGAAGAGGCCTATATTCATTTAAAGCTGTATATATTGAGTGGACGAACGCAGGCACAGAAGCAAGCCGCGGGTGCAGCATTGTTGCGTCAACTCGAGCAAAAAAGCTATATGCAAGCTGAGGTCAGCTATCCCGTTCAGCTCTGTGTTGAAGTGATTGATATGCCCAAAGAGGATTATTTTAAAGCAACAATTTAG
- a CDS encoding alpha/beta hydrolase, protein MTAQPNTRDALSEEMQSLVYWSSIYSAADNDIDSIRAAYDAMCLHYTLPRDGTVNIEDKTVAHATHPVNVRLYSPLGQAPAQGWSCVLFIHGGGWMLGNLDSHEFITRYLCRDLNVAVLSVDYRLVPEHHFPAAYEDCETVYHWLREHGADWNINPTQIALVGDSAGGNLAAALAVQLQHTGNQACGLALIYPCLGSSFDTASCQQHAHAPLLTLEEMHYYLKEYAPNESDWQDTRLAPLLAEEFSDMPRSFVAVAEYDPLSDDGRIFVDKLKQANIAAEFYLGKGLLHGSLRLVRDCPVVQDLYQHMLSSLKQMFK, encoded by the coding sequence ATGACAGCACAACCGAACACGCGCGATGCGTTAAGCGAAGAAATGCAAAGTCTGGTGTACTGGAGCAGCATTTATTCAGCAGCGGATAACGATATTGATTCGATTCGTGCAGCCTACGATGCGATGTGCTTGCACTACACTTTACCCCGCGATGGTACGGTGAATATTGAAGATAAAACCGTTGCGCATGCCACTCATCCCGTCAATGTTCGGTTGTATTCACCCTTGGGCCAAGCACCTGCGCAAGGTTGGTCTTGCGTGCTGTTTATCCATGGTGGTGGCTGGATGCTGGGCAATCTGGATTCACATGAATTTATCACCCGCTATTTATGTCGTGATCTGAATGTTGCGGTACTGAGCGTAGATTATCGGTTGGTACCAGAACATCATTTTCCAGCCGCTTATGAAGACTGTGAAACAGTCTATCATTGGCTACGTGAGCATGGCGCAGACTGGAACATTAATCCAACGCAGATTGCCTTAGTAGGAGATAGTGCAGGTGGCAATTTAGCTGCAGCACTGGCAGTTCAGTTACAGCATACAGGCAATCAGGCTTGTGGTTTGGCTTTGATCTACCCATGTTTGGGCAGCAGTTTTGATACCGCGTCTTGCCAGCAGCATGCACATGCGCCGTTATTGACGCTCGAGGAAATGCATTATTACCTGAAGGAATATGCACCGAATGAAAGTGACTGGCAGGACACACGTTTAGCACCACTTTTGGCAGAAGAGTTCAGTGATATGCCACGCAGCTTTGTTGCGGTGGCGGAATACGATCCACTAAGTGATGACGGACGTATTTTTGTGGACAAGTTAAAGCAAGCCAATATTGCCGCCGAGTTTTATCTCGGCAAAGGATTACTACATGGCAGTTTACGTTTAGTACGGGACTGTCCTGTAGTGCAGGATTTATATCAGCACATGCTGAGTTCGTTAAAGCAAATGTTCAAGTGA
- a CDS encoding DMT family transporter encodes MSTAIFVLILIAAVCHATWNAIVKAGTNKFLTTVLVTASAAVLAALLLPFFPMPHSDSWSYILASTAIQILYFGMVAKIYRIADMGLTYPLMRGTAPLIVAILGTFLLHEKLQFNAWLGIITISVGILSMILAAPQTGRKGIGLALLNAVLIAGYTLLDGHGIRLSGSPIAYILWSFVLSGLIFFMFALRMQYRQMGAYFRRNWHLGLIGGIGSFFSYGLALWAMTFAPVAVVAALRETSILFATLISIFILKERINAVRIISSCLILIGALILRIA; translated from the coding sequence ATGAGCACGGCAATATTTGTCCTTATTTTAATCGCAGCGGTATGCCATGCCACATGGAATGCCATTGTAAAAGCAGGCACAAATAAGTTTCTTACCACGGTACTGGTCACTGCCTCAGCAGCAGTTTTAGCAGCGCTGCTCTTGCCCTTCTTCCCAATGCCGCACAGCGACAGCTGGTCTTATATTCTGGCTTCAACGGCAATACAAATTCTGTATTTTGGCATGGTGGCTAAAATCTATCGCATCGCCGATATGGGACTGACCTACCCCTTAATGCGTGGCACAGCGCCGCTGATTGTGGCAATTCTAGGTACATTTTTGCTGCATGAAAAACTACAGTTCAATGCATGGCTCGGCATCATCACCATTTCCGTCGGGATCTTATCCATGATCTTGGCTGCTCCCCAAACGGGACGTAAAGGTATTGGTCTAGCTTTGCTGAATGCCGTCCTGATTGCAGGCTATACCTTGCTGGATGGTCATGGGATTCGCCTGTCGGGTTCGCCAATTGCTTATATCCTGTGGAGTTTCGTGCTGTCTGGTCTGATCTTTTTTATGTTTGCCTTGAGAATGCAATATCGTCAGATGGGTGCATATTTCCGTCGTAATTGGCATTTGGGCTTAATCGGTGGCATCGGTTCATTTTTCTCTTATGGCTTGGCGCTATGGGCGATGACCTTTGCGCCTGTTGCCGTTGTGGCGGCACTACGGGAAACCTCAATTCTATTTGCCACGCTGATCTCGATCTTTATTCTAAAAGAACGCATCAATGCGGTACGGATTATTTCCTCTTGTCTCATTTTAATTGGGGCTTTGATTCTAAGAATTGCCTAA
- the cntA gene encoding carnitine monooxygenase subunit alpha gives MNAVEKLPEDFCSNPDVAWTFPKVFYTSSQVFEREKEEIFAKSWICVAHGSEVAQANDYITRKVIGENIIVIRGKDSVLRAFYNVCPHRGHELLSGSGKAKNVITCPYHAWTFKLDGSLALARNCDHVESFDKQNSSMVPLKVEEYGGFIFINMDENATCVEDQLPEFAQKLNEACAVIKDLKLAARFVTETPANWKVIVDNYLECYHCGPAHPGFADSVQVDKYWHTTHQNWTLQYGYARSSEKSFKLDPSVKDPTFSGFWTWPCTMFNVPPGANFMTVIYEFPMDAETTLQHYDIFFTNEELTQDQKDLIEWYRNVFRPEDLELVESVQRGLKSRGYRGQGRIMTDKQRSGISEHGIAYFQNLVAQHHK, from the coding sequence ATGAATGCAGTTGAAAAATTACCAGAAGATTTCTGTTCAAACCCAGATGTGGCATGGACATTTCCAAAGGTGTTCTATACCTCATCTCAGGTGTTTGAGCGCGAAAAAGAAGAAATTTTTGCGAAAAGCTGGATTTGCGTGGCACATGGCAGTGAAGTTGCCCAAGCCAATGACTATATTACCCGTAAGGTGATTGGGGAAAATATCATCGTGATTCGAGGTAAAGACAGCGTATTACGTGCCTTTTATAATGTCTGCCCGCATCGTGGTCATGAGTTATTAAGCGGCAGTGGTAAAGCCAAAAACGTGATTACCTGTCCGTATCACGCATGGACCTTTAAGCTGGATGGTAGTTTGGCGCTGGCACGCAACTGTGATCATGTTGAGTCTTTTGACAAGCAAAACTCCAGCATGGTGCCGTTAAAAGTTGAAGAATACGGTGGTTTTATCTTTATTAATATGGATGAAAATGCCACCTGTGTTGAAGATCAGCTGCCTGAATTTGCACAAAAACTGAATGAAGCCTGTGCGGTCATCAAAGACTTGAAACTGGCGGCACGTTTTGTAACGGAAACACCTGCGAACTGGAAAGTGATCGTGGATAACTATTTAGAATGTTATCACTGTGGTCCAGCGCATCCGGGTTTTGCTGACTCGGTACAGGTGGATAAATACTGGCACACCACCCATCAAAACTGGACGCTGCAATATGGTTATGCACGTTCTTCAGAAAAATCTTTCAAGCTTGATCCATCGGTTAAAGATCCGACCTTTAGTGGTTTCTGGACGTGGCCGTGCACCATGTTTAACGTACCGCCGGGTGCAAACTTCATGACGGTGATCTATGAGTTCCCGATGGATGCGGAAACCACTTTGCAGCACTATGACATTTTCTTCACCAATGAAGAGCTGACCCAAGATCAGAAAGATCTGATTGAATGGTATCGCAATGTCTTCCGCCCTGAAGACCTTGAACTGGTTGAAAGCGTACAACGTGGTTTAAAATCACGGGGTTATCGTGGTCAGGGGCGTATCATGACCGACAAGCAACGTTCAGGAATCAGTGAACACGGTATTGCTTATTTCCAGAATCTGGTTGCGCAACATCACAAGTAA
- a CDS encoding LysR family transcriptional regulator: MNNLPNLSDLKVFCTVAKRKSFVDSAEELGASPAFISKRINILETNLNCKLFHRSTRHVSLTEDGKLILDRVSNILDEFDEISELVNNPLSTPTGHLDIVSSFGFGRKHVAPILSKLMTMYPKLEIQFDTIDNTKDLIQHSIDLDIRIGNDIAPNMIAKKMVSNFRIFCAAPSYLLKHGMPESLEDLRNHDCLTISERDQSSVLWKLRHPSEDRSVHVTPRFISNNGEIIHQLAIEGHGIILRSIWDVADELISGELQHILPEYWQDADVWAVYPSRLKSSSKLQTCILFIQNELINRLQHVQNLTRGQLIQPIEPINPNTGKVFL; the protein is encoded by the coding sequence GTGAATAATCTACCTAACCTATCGGATTTAAAGGTTTTTTGCACAGTCGCAAAACGCAAGAGTTTTGTCGATTCAGCTGAGGAGCTGGGTGCTTCACCTGCATTTATCAGTAAACGCATCAACATTTTAGAAACCAACCTGAACTGCAAGCTGTTTCATCGCAGTACCCGTCATGTCAGTTTGACTGAAGATGGCAAACTGATTCTGGATCGGGTTTCGAATATTCTGGATGAATTTGATGAAATCAGTGAGCTGGTGAATAACCCCTTAAGCACACCCACAGGTCATCTCGATATTGTCAGCAGCTTCGGTTTTGGCCGTAAACATGTTGCGCCTATTCTGTCTAAATTGATGACCATGTACCCCAAACTGGAAATTCAATTTGATACCATCGACAACACCAAGGACCTGATTCAACACAGCATTGATCTGGATATTCGCATTGGCAACGACATTGCCCCGAATATGATCGCGAAAAAAATGGTCTCAAATTTTCGGATTTTCTGTGCAGCACCCAGTTATCTGTTAAAACATGGCATGCCTGAAAGTCTGGAGGATTTACGTAACCACGATTGCCTGACCATCAGTGAACGCGATCAATCCTCGGTATTGTGGAAATTACGTCATCCTTCGGAAGATCGGTCGGTGCATGTCACGCCGCGCTTTATCTCCAATAATGGCGAAATTATTCATCAACTGGCCATTGAAGGACATGGCATTATCTTACGTTCAATCTGGGATGTCGCCGATGAACTGATTAGCGGTGAATTGCAGCATATCTTGCCTGAATACTGGCAAGATGCCGATGTTTGGGCAGTGTATCCTTCGCGCTTAAAAAGCTCATCTAAATTACAGACCTGTATCCTGTTTATTCAGAATGAACTGATCAACCGCTTACAGCATGTTCAGAATCTGACTCGGGGTCAGTTGATCCAGCCGATTGAGCCGATCAATCCAAATACGGGAAAAGTCTTTTTATAA
- a CDS encoding NAD-dependent succinate-semialdehyde dehydrogenase yields the protein MSSLQASPLFQQRGLINGQWVSAQSDATIAVTNPATGEEIGVIPNMGADEATVAVEAAYQALAAWKGLTAQKRADLLLAWYQLVLSHADELARMMTIEQGKPLAEALGEVKYAASFIQWFAEEGKRVYGDVIPTTNSQQRFIITKEPVGVVAAITPWNFPIAMITRKAAPALAAGCTIVIKPANETPYCALALAKLAEMAGIPAGVVNVVTGKSQEIGLVFTSHEKVKKLTFTGSTPVGRLLMQQCSGTIKKLALELGGNAPLIVFDDADLDKAVQGAIFAKFRNAGQTCVCANRIYVHDKIYQAFTEKFVQEVQKFKIGNGLESNVQIGPLINDKAVLKAKQLIDDACGKGAQVACGGQQHSLGQTFFEPTVLTDVSRDMEIVQEEIFGPVAPLIRFTEEADVIAQANDTIFGLAAYVYSENISRIWRVAEQLEYGMVGMNSTAISNEVVPFGGVKQSGVGREGSKYGLEEFMTIKYMCLGL from the coding sequence ATGTCAAGTTTGCAAGCAAGTCCGTTATTTCAACAGCGCGGATTGATCAATGGTCAATGGGTCAGTGCACAATCCGATGCCACCATTGCTGTGACCAATCCTGCGACAGGAGAGGAAATTGGTGTCATTCCCAATATGGGGGCAGACGAAGCCACTGTCGCGGTGGAAGCGGCGTATCAGGCTTTAGCAGCGTGGAAAGGCTTGACAGCACAAAAACGTGCAGACCTGTTATTGGCTTGGTATCAATTGGTTTTGTCACATGCCGATGAACTGGCGCGAATGATGACCATTGAACAGGGTAAACCCTTAGCTGAAGCGTTGGGTGAAGTGAAATATGCGGCTTCGTTTATCCAATGGTTTGCCGAAGAAGGCAAGCGTGTTTATGGTGATGTGATTCCAACCACCAATAGCCAGCAGCGATTTATTATCACCAAAGAACCTGTCGGTGTGGTTGCGGCAATTACGCCGTGGAATTTCCCGATAGCGATGATTACCCGTAAAGCTGCACCTGCTTTGGCGGCAGGCTGTACCATCGTGATTAAACCCGCCAATGAAACGCCGTATTGTGCACTTGCGCTTGCCAAACTGGCGGAAATGGCTGGTATTCCGGCAGGGGTAGTGAATGTCGTCACTGGCAAATCACAAGAGATTGGTTTGGTCTTTACTAGCCATGAAAAAGTCAAAAAATTGACCTTTACCGGATCTACACCTGTGGGGCGTTTATTGATGCAGCAATGTTCAGGCACCATTAAAAAGTTGGCTTTAGAACTGGGTGGCAATGCACCACTGATCGTGTTTGATGATGCAGATCTGGATAAAGCGGTACAAGGTGCAATCTTTGCCAAGTTCCGTAATGCAGGACAAACCTGTGTTTGTGCCAATCGAATCTATGTACACGACAAGATTTATCAGGCATTTACCGAGAAATTTGTACAAGAGGTACAGAAATTCAAAATCGGCAATGGTTTGGAATCTAATGTGCAGATCGGACCGTTAATCAATGACAAGGCGGTACTGAAAGCAAAACAGTTGATTGATGATGCCTGTGGCAAAGGTGCACAAGTCGCTTGTGGTGGTCAACAGCATTCACTGGGTCAGACTTTCTTTGAACCAACGGTTTTAACCGATGTGTCTCGTGATATGGAGATTGTTCAGGAAGAAATTTTTGGGCCAGTCGCGCCGTTAATCCGCTTTACTGAGGAAGCTGATGTCATTGCACAAGCCAACGATACTATTTTTGGTTTGGCCGCTTATGTGTATAGCGAAAACATTTCACGGATTTGGCGTGTCGCTGAACAGCTGGAATATGGCATGGTCGGGATGAACTCAACCGCGATTTCCAACGAAGTGGTGCCATTTGGCGGGGTGAAACAATCAGGTGTTGGTCGTGAAGGCTCTAAATATGGTTTGGAAGAGTTCATGACCATTAAATATATGTGTTTAGGGTTATAG